The following proteins are co-located in the Gloeocapsa sp. PCC 7428 genome:
- a CDS encoding amidase produces the protein MNKTDLAFTSALEQAQLIRSGEVSPLELVELYLERIQRLDGQIGSYFTVMAETAIADAKAKTELLSRSDEFPPFFGVPTAIKDLNPVAGVPCTYGVPVLKNEIATYDDGVVTRLRHAGFTILGKTATSELGSFPYTEPTGFPPTRNPWNLNHTAGGSSGGAAAAVAAGLCAIAQGSDAGGSIRGPAFCCGLVGIKPSRGRVSWAPVGDRLSGLSSNGPIARTVTDAAALLDVMSGYTTGDPYWLPDPEPSFLAATTQQLGRLRIAFTTAIPPIGEADAVCQQAVHDTVKKLQTMGHIVEPGCPDFSGLIEPFTRIWQSAVGASGIPQEVLQPLNQWLLAQSGTAGDYLRAVSQMQAIARRIVAFFESVDVLVTPTYMHPPITVGEWANLNAEATLQQMVNWIAPCPPFNASGQPAIALPTGFDNNGLPIGIQLVGRPAAEPTLIALAAQLEAAITLSQHRPAIAV, from the coding sequence ATGAACAAAACTGATTTAGCCTTTACCTCCGCCCTCGAACAAGCGCAGTTAATCCGCAGCGGTGAAGTATCGCCCCTCGAATTAGTCGAACTTTACTTAGAACGCATTCAGCGACTCGATGGTCAAATTGGTAGTTATTTTACTGTCATGGCAGAAACTGCGATCGCCGATGCGAAAGCCAAAACAGAGTTATTGAGTAGAAGCGACGAATTCCCACCATTTTTTGGCGTACCGACCGCAATTAAAGATCTCAATCCTGTTGCGGGTGTTCCCTGTACTTACGGCGTTCCAGTCTTAAAAAACGAAATCGCCACTTACGATGATGGAGTCGTTACGCGCCTTCGCCATGCAGGATTCACAATCTTAGGAAAAACCGCAACATCCGAACTCGGTTCTTTTCCCTATACCGAACCCACAGGATTTCCACCAACGCGCAATCCTTGGAACTTAAATCATACCGCAGGAGGTTCGAGTGGAGGTGCAGCCGCAGCCGTCGCCGCTGGGTTGTGTGCGATCGCGCAAGGTTCGGACGCAGGTGGATCGATTCGCGGTCCCGCATTTTGTTGTGGTTTAGTTGGAATTAAGCCATCACGCGGTAGAGTATCATGGGCACCTGTCGGCGATCGCTTGAGTGGTCTTTCTTCTAATGGTCCGATTGCGCGTACAGTTACAGATGCAGCAGCGTTACTTGATGTCATGTCTGGTTATACCACGGGCGATCCGTATTGGCTACCCGATCCTGAACCAAGTTTTCTTGCAGCAACGACGCAACAATTAGGACGTTTACGCATTGCGTTTACAACAGCAATACCACCAATTGGGGAAGCCGATGCGGTATGTCAACAAGCGGTACACGATACCGTCAAAAAACTACAAACCATGGGACATATTGTCGAACCAGGTTGCCCTGATTTTAGCGGCTTAATTGAACCCTTTACGCGCATTTGGCAATCCGCAGTAGGTGCTAGCGGGATTCCGCAAGAAGTTCTGCAACCACTCAATCAGTGGCTACTCGCACAAAGCGGAACTGCGGGAGATTATTTACGGGCTGTATCACAAATGCAAGCGATCGCCCGTCGAATTGTTGCCTTCTTTGAGTCTGTAGATGTGCTAGTCACGCCAACGTATATGCACCCGCCAATTACTGTTGGTGAATGGGCTAATTTAAATGCAGAAGCGACATTGCAACAAATGGTTAACTGGATTGCACCATGTCCGCCATTTAATGCTAGCGGTCAACCCGCGATCGCACTTCCCACAGGTTTTGATAATAATGGCTTACCAATTGGTATACAACTTGTCGGTCGTCCCGCCGCAGAACCGACTTTAATCGCCTTAGCCGCACAACTCGAAGCCGCTATAACACTGAGTCAACATCGTCCAGCGATCGCGGTGTGA
- a CDS encoding glycoside hydrolase family 1 protein: MFVQDKFLWGVASAAYQVEGGYQADGKGRSNWDVYTNDYQVTKAFIDKQHTGNVAINFYERSQYLQDIALMKQLGVNAYRFSIAWSRILPNGTGEVNSQGIAYYNQLIDDLLANDIEPVITNFHWDLPYKLQQRGGWSHSDSVQWYVEYTNVLFTNYGDRVKKFITFNEPFIYLFFIEPLAHNAIAKKANPYAISNETYGKQAEAVHHLLLASAIATQNYHQLNLGGVIGITLSFTPTIPLDANNIEDVQAATVFDGLHNRWFLDAIYKGKYPDDIVKLHQKYNPALQVSAADMQLIAAHKPDFIGVNFYAPAYIKADASAPYGAEWFSTNPDEVKMFNGPVRPEYLYQLLVWIKNEYGNPTIYITENGAGFGAADEQLNGNIVKDRLRTDYIKRHIDSALQAKRDGVDLRGYFLWSFCDNFEWLFGYDKRFGIVYVDFDSQQRTPKQSFYAYQQIINERKCE, encoded by the coding sequence ATGTTTGTACAAGATAAATTTCTTTGGGGTGTTGCGAGTGCTGCTTATCAAGTTGAAGGCGGTTATCAGGCTGATGGTAAAGGACGCTCAAATTGGGATGTTTATACGAATGACTATCAGGTGACTAAGGCGTTTATTGACAAACAGCATACGGGAAATGTTGCGATTAATTTTTACGAGCGATCGCAGTATTTGCAAGATATTGCGTTGATGAAACAACTGGGTGTCAATGCTTATCGCTTCTCAATCGCCTGGTCGCGTATTCTTCCTAATGGGACGGGTGAAGTCAACTCGCAGGGTATAGCTTATTACAATCAGTTAATCGACGATCTTTTAGCAAATGACATTGAACCTGTCATCACCAATTTTCATTGGGATTTGCCGTATAAATTACAACAAAGAGGTGGTTGGAGTCATTCTGATTCGGTTCAGTGGTATGTGGAATATACTAATGTTTTGTTTACGAATTACGGCGATCGCGTCAAGAAATTTATTACGTTTAACGAACCTTTTATTTATCTATTTTTCATTGAACCTTTAGCACACAATGCGATCGCGAAAAAGGCAAATCCTTATGCGATCAGTAATGAAACTTACGGCAAACAAGCAGAAGCAGTACATCATTTGTTATTAGCAAGTGCGATCGCCACTCAAAATTATCATCAGTTAAATTTAGGTGGAGTCATTGGCATTACTTTAAGCTTTACGCCGACTATTCCGCTAGATGCAAATAATATAGAAGATGTCCAAGCAGCTACTGTGTTTGATGGTTTGCATAATCGCTGGTTTTTGGATGCCATTTATAAAGGCAAATATCCAGATGATATTGTGAAATTGCACCAGAAATATAATCCTGCTCTTCAAGTATCAGCAGCGGATATGCAGTTAATCGCTGCGCATAAACCAGATTTTATTGGTGTTAATTTCTATGCGCCAGCCTATATCAAAGCCGATGCTTCCGCACCTTACGGGGCAGAGTGGTTCTCAACGAACCCAGATGAGGTGAAAATGTTTAATGGTCCTGTTCGACCAGAGTATCTTTATCAGCTGCTGGTGTGGATCAAAAATGAGTATGGCAATCCGACGATATACATTACCGAAAACGGTGCAGGTTTTGGTGCGGCTGACGAACAGCTAAACGGAAATATTGTTAAAGATCGTTTACGTACTGACTACATCAAACGTCATATTGATAGTGCTTTACAAGCAAAACGCGATGGTGTAGATTTGCGCGGATATTTTCTATGGAGTTTTTGCGATAACTTTGAGTGGCTGTTTGGGTACGACAAGCGCTTTGGCATTGTGTACGTTGATTTTGATTCGCAGCAAAGAACGCCGAAACAAAGTTTTTACGCATATCAGCAGATTATTAATGAACGCAAGTGCGAATGA
- a CDS encoding HAD family phosphatase yields MLAAILYDLDGTIVNTDPLHYQVWREILQEYGIEIDEEFYKNHMSGRLNPQIVRDFMPEWSTNAIYEFSDRKEARFRQVAGTLTPLPGLSNAIAWGTERGLKQALVTNAPRANAEYMLEVLQLSTAFDRVVISAEVGIPKPDPAPYEYILKEFGITPGEALAFEDSPSGMRSAVAAGIKTVGIATTQEPSELYELGATLVIPDYTDSRLWELLGVPK; encoded by the coding sequence ATGCTGGCGGCAATTTTGTACGACCTTGATGGAACTATCGTCAATACCGATCCTCTCCATTACCAAGTTTGGCGCGAAATATTGCAGGAATACGGTATTGAGATTGATGAAGAGTTCTACAAAAATCACATGAGTGGGCGACTCAATCCCCAAATCGTGCGCGATTTTATGCCAGAGTGGTCAACAAACGCAATTTATGAGTTTAGCGATCGCAAAGAAGCCCGTTTTCGCCAAGTTGCGGGTACTCTCACGCCACTTCCTGGACTTAGCAACGCGATCGCCTGGGGAACCGAACGCGGACTTAAACAAGCATTAGTTACAAACGCGCCGCGTGCGAATGCGGAATATATGTTAGAGGTATTGCAGCTTTCCACCGCATTTGACCGCGTTGTTATCTCCGCTGAGGTTGGTATCCCTAAGCCTGACCCTGCGCCTTATGAGTATATTCTTAAAGAGTTTGGCATCACCCCAGGCGAAGCTTTAGCTTTTGAAGATTCACCTTCGGGAATGCGATCGGCGGTTGCCGCCGGTATTAAAACTGTCGGTATTGCTACGACTCAAGAACCCAGCGAACTGTATGAACTAGGCGCGACCTTAGTTATTCCTGATTATACCGACTCAAGGCTATGGGAATTGCTGGGAGTTCCTAAATAA
- a CDS encoding Crp/Fnr family transcriptional regulator: MQASIEQISQVSVLAGLETPDKLKLQPHTQVGQYLQGEIVFHEGDRLPAKLYALIDGALQVTKTATTGKETILRALRAGEIFAAPALLGNGIAPATVTAETDCQILTVERDALLSAIQQNPDVALQMLMVFNSRLQQLHETVHGLVSERAIVRLARLIHYSAIEYGTKNTKDGEYLHVKLPYYRIARSIGITYEECVRLIKSLNCLAYYRGGKIAISDMEKLEAIARGELERTE; this comes from the coding sequence ATGCAAGCAAGTATTGAGCAAATTTCGCAAGTCAGTGTGTTGGCAGGTTTGGAAACTCCAGACAAGTTGAAGTTGCAACCTCATACACAAGTCGGCCAATATTTGCAAGGAGAAATTGTATTTCATGAAGGCGATCGCTTGCCAGCTAAATTGTATGCTCTCATCGATGGAGCATTACAAGTTACCAAAACCGCAACGACAGGCAAAGAAACGATTTTACGGGCATTACGTGCCGGAGAAATTTTTGCCGCGCCAGCACTTTTGGGTAACGGAATTGCCCCAGCAACCGTAACAGCAGAAACGGATTGTCAAATTCTAACTGTCGAGCGCGATGCATTACTCAGCGCAATTCAGCAAAATCCTGATGTTGCCTTACAGATGCTGATGGTGTTCAATTCGCGCCTGCAACAACTGCATGAAACAGTTCATGGTTTAGTTTCCGAACGCGCGATCGTGCGCTTAGCAAGATTAATTCATTATTCTGCGATAGAATACGGCACCAAAAATACTAAAGATGGCGAGTATTTACACGTCAAGTTACCTTACTATCGCATTGCGCGGAGTATTGGCATTACTTATGAAGAATGCGTAAGATTAATTAAAAGTCTTAACTGCCTTGCTTATTATCGAGGTGGAAAGATCGCGATTTCGGATATGGAGAAATTGGAAGCGATCGCGCGTGGAGAATTAGAAAGGACCGAGTAA
- the rpaB gene encoding response regulator transcription factor RpaB, whose protein sequence is MASDKKKILVVDDEAMIRRILTTRLSMVGYKVVAAADGKEALEVFIAEDPDLVVLDVMLPKLDGYGVCQEIRETSDIPIIMLTALGDVADRITGLKLGADDYLVKPFSPKELEVRIEAILRRVDRANVSGSGVVCAGRLQIDFNKRQVTLSEERIRLTNLEFNLLKLLVLRAGEVISRAEILQQIWGYGPRQQADVRVVDVHISRLRVKLKEDPKNPEFIHTDRGTGYFFQKVTEIPQVLGA, encoded by the coding sequence GTGGCGAGCGATAAGAAGAAAATTTTGGTGGTAGACGATGAAGCAATGATCCGTCGCATTCTCACCACAAGGCTTTCTATGGTGGGGTACAAAGTTGTAGCAGCTGCTGACGGAAAAGAAGCTTTAGAGGTCTTCATAGCCGAAGACCCCGATCTCGTAGTCTTAGATGTAATGCTACCAAAGCTGGATGGATATGGTGTTTGTCAAGAAATTCGCGAGACTTCTGATATTCCGATTATTATGCTAACTGCCTTGGGTGACGTTGCAGATCGCATTACGGGGCTGAAGCTAGGTGCGGATGACTATCTTGTCAAGCCTTTTTCTCCTAAGGAATTGGAAGTCAGAATTGAAGCAATTTTACGCCGAGTCGATCGCGCTAACGTATCCGGTTCGGGAGTCGTATGCGCAGGTAGGTTGCAAATTGATTTTAATAAGCGACAAGTCACGCTTAGTGAAGAGCGAATTCGGTTAACTAATTTAGAATTTAACTTACTAAAACTGCTGGTTCTGCGTGCTGGAGAAGTCATATCTCGTGCTGAAATATTGCAACAGATTTGGGGCTATGGTCCGCGCCAGCAAGCCGATGTCCGAGTTGTTGATGTTCACATCTCGCGGCTACGAGTCAAGCTGAAAGAAGACCCCAAAAACCCAGAATTTATTCATACAGACCGAGGTACGGGCTATTTTTTTCAGAAGGTAACTGAAATCCCACAAGTTCTAGGTGCATAG
- a CDS encoding nitric-oxide reductase large subunit — MASTLIDSHSKTPRKTRQLSLPVWLVLICIIAFSVLLGTGAIIWKNAPPVPATIRSPQQEIILTQPEIQAGQEIYLARGGQHIGSIWGHGSYLAPDWTADVLHRWGLATAGVLFNENPEFSQADLEALPVPERASLQAQVSEHFKTNRYDPQTHDLILTNAQTQGLKQVFQDYQKLLARGSAIHSIPDGWFKDDTQIHNVTAFFAWTAWAAAANRPNAPFSYTANWPHDDLIGNQPPGQFLIWSIVSIVVLIAGIGIFLLVYLAQEESDEVQPVPARPAVRIPTPSQKVTSLYFGVAMVLFLVQILMGMFTAHYAVEGEGFYGIPLNQFLPYAASRTWHLQLAIFWIATCWLAAGLYFAPRFGGFEPKFQALGNTILLIALAVIVGGSMIGTWEAVTGVLDVKSSFLWGHQGYEYIELGRVWQVLLIAGMTFWLWLMYRAFKPALQKEKNPTGLSHFFLYSAITIPLFYSVGLMYTNHTPLSIAEYWRWWVIHLWVEGFFEVFATVVIAYLCSELGFLKRSSALRATYLTTILYLGSGVIGTLHHLYFSGTPSFIAAMGAVFSALEVVPLSLIGFEVLKTLKLSQEAEGFYRWPLRFFIATCFWNLVGAGVFGFLINPPIILYYSQGLNTTPIHAHSALFGVYGCLALALMLFAFREFVPEDAWNEKLLRFAFWAINGGLVVMLVFGLIPNGFYQLVESVNHGTWFARSAEVITSPWMRWTVWLRIPGDIIFAVGTLAMFAFTVRAIFAVFRFPVQTTIAELKPTER, encoded by the coding sequence ATGGCATCAACACTCATAGATTCCCACTCCAAAACACCACGCAAAACACGCCAATTAAGCTTACCAGTGTGGCTAGTTTTAATCTGCATCATTGCCTTTTCTGTTTTATTAGGAACTGGGGCAATTATTTGGAAAAATGCTCCACCCGTACCAGCAACAATTCGCTCTCCTCAACAAGAAATCATACTAACCCAACCAGAAATTCAAGCCGGACAAGAAATTTATCTAGCGCGTGGCGGACAACATATCGGTAGTATTTGGGGGCATGGAAGCTATTTAGCACCCGATTGGACGGCTGATGTTCTTCACCGCTGGGGTTTAGCCACTGCGGGAGTTTTATTCAACGAAAATCCTGAGTTCTCGCAAGCTGATTTAGAAGCTTTACCAGTACCAGAACGCGCTAGCTTACAAGCACAAGTCAGCGAACACTTTAAAACTAATCGATACGATCCACAAACACATGATTTGATTCTCACAAATGCTCAAACTCAAGGTTTGAAACAGGTCTTTCAAGATTACCAAAAACTCTTAGCACGCGGTTCTGCGATTCACTCAATTCCTGATGGATGGTTTAAAGACGATACACAAATTCATAATGTTACAGCTTTCTTTGCTTGGACAGCGTGGGCTGCGGCAGCGAATCGACCAAATGCACCATTTTCTTATACCGCCAATTGGCCGCATGATGACTTAATTGGTAATCAACCACCAGGACAATTTTTAATTTGGTCAATCGTATCAATTGTCGTACTCATTGCCGGAATTGGCATATTTTTATTAGTCTATTTAGCGCAAGAAGAATCTGACGAAGTACAACCAGTACCAGCACGCCCCGCAGTCCGAATTCCGACTCCTAGCCAAAAAGTGACCTCGCTATATTTTGGCGTAGCTATGGTGTTGTTTTTGGTACAAATTCTCATGGGAATGTTTACTGCACACTATGCTGTAGAAGGAGAAGGATTTTACGGAATTCCTTTAAATCAATTTCTTCCTTATGCCGCATCTCGCACTTGGCACTTGCAATTAGCTATATTTTGGATTGCAACGTGTTGGCTTGCAGCAGGATTATACTTTGCTCCGCGTTTTGGTGGTTTTGAGCCTAAATTTCAAGCATTGGGTAACACAATTCTTCTCATCGCACTCGCTGTCATTGTCGGTGGTTCGATGATTGGTACTTGGGAAGCAGTAACAGGAGTTTTGGATGTAAAAAGTAGTTTTTTGTGGGGACACCAAGGCTATGAATACATCGAATTAGGAAGAGTTTGGCAAGTGTTGCTCATTGCGGGTATGACCTTTTGGTTATGGTTGATGTATCGTGCATTTAAACCTGCTTTGCAAAAAGAGAAAAACCCCACTGGTTTAAGTCATTTTTTCCTTTATAGTGCGATCACAATTCCTTTATTTTATTCAGTTGGGTTGATGTATACTAATCACACACCATTGAGTATTGCTGAATATTGGCGGTGGTGGGTGATTCACCTCTGGGTCGAGGGCTTTTTTGAAGTATTTGCTACAGTTGTTATTGCGTATCTTTGCAGTGAATTAGGCTTTTTGAAGCGTTCTTCGGCGCTAAGAGCTACTTATCTAACGACAATTTTATATCTTGGTAGCGGCGTAATTGGAACTTTGCATCACTTGTATTTTTCTGGTACACCATCTTTTATTGCAGCGATGGGGGCGGTATTTTCGGCATTAGAAGTTGTTCCATTATCTCTAATAGGTTTTGAGGTGTTAAAAACACTAAAACTGTCGCAGGAAGCTGAAGGATTTTATCGTTGGCCTTTACGCTTTTTCATCGCTACTTGTTTTTGGAATTTAGTTGGTGCGGGTGTGTTTGGTTTTTTGATTAATCCCCCGATTATTCTTTACTATTCGCAAGGTTTAAATACGACGCCAATTCATGCCCATTCTGCTTTGTTTGGGGTTTACGGTTGTCTTGCTTTGGCACTCATGCTATTTGCTTTTCGCGAATTTGTACCTGAAGATGCTTGGAATGAAAAGTTACTGCGTTTTGCGTTTTGGGCAATTAATGGTGGTTTGGTCGTGATGTTGGTTTTTGGTTTAATTCCCAATGGTTTTTATCAACTCGTCGAGTCAGTAAATCATGGTACTTGGTTTGCACGGAGTGCAGAAGTCATTACCAGCCCTTGGATGCGATGGACGGTGTGGCTACGAATTCCAGGGGATATTATTTTTGCGGTTGGTACACTGGCAATGTTTGCATTTACTGTAAGAGCAATATTCGCGGTTTTCCGCTTTCCGGTACAAACCACCATTGCAGAATTAAAGCCTACTGAACGTTAA
- a CDS encoding NAD(P)/FAD-dependent oxidoreductase, with translation MDNFDYDVVIVGGGPAGCTCALYTSRYQLKTVILDKNPSAGALAITHKIANYPGVRGEVTGSELLDVMRQQAIEFGTDYKQAQVFGIDAEDTQKKVYTPEGTFIGRSLVLATGAMGRTPSIPGETAFLGRGVSYCATCDAAFYRNCDVVVVGMSHEAIAEAQVLTKFAATVHWVTAKDPARSNEYAQELLAQPQVKLWKKARLSAIEGDDSGVTGVDLYLMSDKKTQHVPAEGVFVYLQGAKPIVDFLGNQIELKPDGGVKVSEMMQTSIPGVWAIGDIRNTPFKQAVVAAGDGCIAAMDIDRYLKQRKNVKPDWG, from the coding sequence ATGGATAACTTTGATTATGACGTAGTAATTGTAGGTGGCGGTCCTGCTGGTTGTACTTGCGCGCTCTACACTTCCCGTTATCAGTTAAAAACAGTGATTTTGGATAAAAACCCCTCGGCGGGTGCGCTGGCGATTACGCACAAAATTGCTAACTATCCAGGGGTGCGTGGTGAAGTCACAGGAAGTGAATTACTCGACGTGATGCGTCAGCAGGCGATTGAATTTGGAACTGACTATAAACAGGCTCAAGTTTTTGGCATCGATGCTGAAGATACTCAGAAAAAAGTTTACACGCCCGAAGGAACTTTTATCGGAAGATCGCTGGTACTCGCAACGGGAGCAATGGGGCGTACGCCTTCCATACCTGGTGAAACTGCGTTTCTAGGTCGAGGTGTGAGCTACTGTGCAACGTGTGATGCTGCATTTTATCGTAATTGCGATGTTGTTGTTGTGGGAATGAGTCATGAAGCGATCGCCGAAGCGCAAGTGTTAACAAAATTTGCGGCGACTGTGCATTGGGTAACTGCTAAAGATCCTGCCAGAAGCAACGAATACGCGCAAGAACTCCTCGCTCAGCCTCAAGTGAAGCTTTGGAAAAAAGCCCGCTTATCCGCCATTGAAGGCGACGACAGTGGCGTTACAGGCGTTGATTTGTACTTGATGAGCGATAAGAAAACGCAACACGTTCCCGCCGAAGGAGTCTTTGTTTACTTACAAGGAGCCAAACCGATCGTTGATTTTCTCGGCAATCAGATTGAACTCAAACCAGATGGCGGCGTTAAAGTTAGTGAAATGATGCAAACGAGCATCCCAGGAGTTTGGGCAATCGGAGACATTCGCAACACGCCTTTTAAACAAGCAGTTGTAGCCGCTGGAGATGGTTGCATCGCCGCGATGGATATTGACCGCTATCTCAAGCAACGCAAGAACGTCAAACCTGACTGGGGTTAA
- a CDS encoding group 1 truncated hemoglobin, with translation MQATTLYEKLGGEQAIKQVVDDFYTRVLADDTVNSFFAHTDMEKQRRHQTAFISFALGSPTPYTGRSMEKAHAGLNLQPEHFDAIVKHLSEALEVHHVPPAEINKILDRITTLKEAVLYK, from the coding sequence ATGCAAGCAACAACATTGTACGAGAAACTCGGTGGAGAGCAGGCTATTAAACAGGTTGTAGATGATTTTTACACCCGTGTTTTAGCAGACGATACTGTTAATTCCTTTTTTGCACATACAGATATGGAAAAACAGCGTCGTCACCAGACTGCTTTCATCTCATTTGCGCTTGGTAGTCCTACTCCTTACACAGGACGCTCGATGGAAAAAGCACACGCAGGTTTAAATTTGCAACCAGAGCACTTTGATGCGATTGTTAAACACCTAAGTGAAGCATTAGAGGTGCATCATGTACCACCAGCAGAAATTAATAAAATTCTCGATCGCATCACAACTTTAAAAGAGGCTGTGTTGTACAAGTAG
- a CDS encoding cupin domain-containing protein has translation MTSTINTSVSAKIQLREQIEYPNTGVLSKVLIKDNACQYTLFCLAANTEISEHTSTYNATINVIEGEGILNLEGQEIALQPGIFVFMPAHAPHALKATENLAFLLTLSEKITQSN, from the coding sequence ATGACTTCTACCATCAATACTAGTGTGTCTGCGAAAATCCAACTGCGAGAACAAATTGAATACCCTAATACTGGAGTTCTTAGCAAAGTATTAATAAAAGACAACGCTTGTCAATATACGCTATTTTGTCTGGCAGCGAATACAGAAATATCTGAACATACTTCTACTTACAACGCCACAATTAATGTGATTGAAGGTGAAGGAATATTAAACCTTGAAGGGCAAGAAATCGCTTTACAACCAGGTATTTTTGTGTTCATGCCTGCTCATGCACCTCATGCACTAAAAGCAACAGAGAATCTAGCATTCCTCCTCACGCTATCTGAAAAGATTACACAGAGCAACTAG
- a CDS encoding cyclopropane-fatty-acyl-phospholipid synthase family protein: MTKATLMQTAPGHEVLAAAGKKYLRPGGRIATEQLLQWANFQPGETVLELAASFGYSAITLAQRYGVTVVGVEKKPESVRQARDNIRAANLENQIEIIEGDIFHLDAIPGQFDYVLAEAILTMQSPPGKAKILQGVRDRLKPGGKFLSHELLARDNEEQIRAELAQVIRVNATPLSEANWINTYESAGLHVEKVQTGAMSLLNFRQMFQDEGVFNTLRILGNILTREPIRKRVLEMRRVFNKYNEELGYILICATAQ, translated from the coding sequence ATGACCAAGGCTACCCTCATGCAAACCGCACCTGGACACGAAGTTCTTGCCGCCGCAGGTAAAAAATATCTACGTCCTGGTGGGAGAATAGCGACAGAACAACTACTTCAGTGGGCGAATTTTCAACCAGGTGAGACAGTTTTAGAACTCGCAGCGAGTTTTGGCTATAGCGCGATCACGCTTGCACAACGATATGGTGTCACAGTTGTCGGTGTCGAGAAAAAACCTGAAAGTGTCCGCCAAGCGCGTGACAATATTCGTGCTGCAAACTTAGAAAATCAAATCGAAATCATCGAGGGTGACATTTTCCATCTCGACGCAATACCAGGACAGTTTGATTATGTTTTAGCCGAAGCTATCCTGACAATGCAATCTCCACCAGGGAAGGCTAAGATTTTGCAAGGAGTGCGCGATCGCCTCAAACCTGGCGGTAAGTTTCTCTCGCATGAACTATTAGCGCGTGACAACGAAGAACAAATTCGCGCTGAACTTGCACAAGTTATTCGCGTTAATGCAACACCACTTTCTGAAGCTAACTGGATTAATACCTATGAAAGTGCAGGCTTGCACGTCGAAAAAGTTCAGACTGGAGCAATGAGTCTCTTAAATTTTAGACAAATGTTTCAGGATGAAGGGGTTTTTAATACGCTACGAATTTTAGGAAATATTCTAACTCGCGAACCGATCCGTAAACGAGTTTTAGAAATGCGGCGTGTTTTCAACAAATACAATGAGGAATTAGGTTATATCCTCATCTGTGCTACTGCTCAGTAA
- a CDS encoding YafY family protein, whose translation MSRKGQSITLSISERDKAQLETIARELGMLWGDRPNISKLVEAIARRQLLIASNSNWSSERIQALARSFQALTDTGQVEQAQIIANLLLERSEVSLPLRRDIERFLENLPPAWRLEIDRYLLRHQPFQLSYQDAAERIWNFTVRCGKITLHEKRQYLDCWCEEEGNSDIPELAHNWSLRLDRITDAAVIPVAGHWRSQLDRIEVEMHLLEGLAFAYQAKPEDTIVEWLADNQRIRRVVRQVTSSFWFLREVMQYAPDCVIVSPESMRDRLTAKLRTLCQLYDIETNS comes from the coding sequence ATGAGTCGTAAAGGTCAGTCAATAACACTATCAATTTCAGAGCGGGATAAAGCGCAGCTAGAAACGATCGCTCGTGAATTGGGTATGCTGTGGGGCGATCGCCCAAATATCTCAAAACTTGTCGAAGCGATTGCCCGTCGTCAATTACTTATTGCTTCCAACAGCAATTGGTCTTCAGAACGTATTCAGGCATTAGCCAGGTCTTTTCAAGCTTTAACAGATACTGGACAAGTAGAACAAGCACAAATTATTGCCAACTTACTACTAGAACGCAGCGAAGTGTCCTTACCTTTACGCCGAGATATCGAGCGCTTTTTAGAGAATCTTCCTCCAGCTTGGCGGTTAGAAATTGACCGTTACCTGCTACGTCATCAGCCTTTTCAGCTTTCCTATCAAGATGCTGCGGAACGAATCTGGAACTTCACTGTGCGCTGTGGCAAAATTACCCTACACGAAAAACGCCAGTACCTCGATTGCTGGTGTGAAGAAGAAGGCAACTCAGACATACCCGAACTCGCTCATAATTGGAGTCTACGTTTAGATCGGATTACAGATGCAGCAGTAATTCCTGTTGCAGGTCATTGGCGATCGCAGTTGGATCGTATTGAAGTTGAAATGCACTTATTAGAAGGCTTAGCATTTGCGTATCAAGCCAAACCCGAAGATACGATTGTCGAGTGGTTAGCAGATAACCAGCGAATACGCCGAGTTGTTAGACAAGTGACTTCTAGCTTTTGGTTTTTGCGTGAAGTTATGCAGTATGCACCTGATTGCGTAATTGTATCTCCAGAGTCGATGCGCGATCGCCTCACTGCAAAGCTACGTACCTTGTGCCAGTTGTACGATATCGAAACCAATAGTTAG